One stretch of Mercenaria mercenaria strain notata unplaced genomic scaffold, MADL_Memer_1 contig_4909, whole genome shotgun sequence DNA includes these proteins:
- the LOC128554290 gene encoding uncharacterized protein LOC128554290, protein MEVSGKRKDSSESHTKPGCQDDVRLYCQPCQKDGLMVPAHGYCQDCTEHLCESCYKTHRKPTPCRHHVLLDKSKMPRSQSSSQLKVPHDLTEQCKQHRGKLIEYFCCDHNILGCSPCITVSHRNCKVDYIPDVSENYVASNAYKQIVHALKTLQENFKRIIDGAKRNRKMILENKATVNDEIKKFRQEINSMFDNLEANLQKEADDLFAEGLARTDNIATTSAKLLEDIENLQDDINKLEKANKTNALYIKSKANEELVHVDFTSTMVQTQNNNTVSTFAFQPNLILKEILLGSETRMGELHKSGTESLLSASSKFKDMHTENILQMTCSSLESRTGKDLYEKLKAEPSGEINIKFLFNNTCCIPGAVSIAEDTVAVTDEINRFVILVNTKKEKVVSKKRLSSSPGGLDIILPNNLLAIALKEEEMLVFLSIPDGLSEVRHLKLDGKCQDLASHDGKLIVTFKDPGKIQIMNLNGHIFKTIENIFSNNRPCSSMVTVSRNKNIYISEYFSSTITCMNWDGEVTNTYKDKHLVKPCGMVVLEDGSILVCSSRDNTIHIISKNLENGRVILEAKDGLLCPYSLALDSDKNKLYVGSGDTCNFLKVYDLN, encoded by the coding sequence ATGGAAGTGTCTGGGAAGAGAAAAGATTCATCAGAAAGCCATACAAAGCCTGGATGTCAGGATGATGTGCGGCTCTATTGTCAACCGTGTCAGAAAGATGGTTTAATGGTTCCTGCGCATGGATACTGCCAAGATTGTACAGAACACTTGTGTGAGAGCTGTTACAAAACTCACAGAAAGCCAACACCATGCAGACACCATGTACTTCTAGACAAGAGTAAGATGCCAAGGTCCCAGAGTTCTAGCCAACTCAAAGTTCCACATGACCTGACAGAGCAATGTAAGCAGCATAGAGGGAAGTtgatagaatatttttgttgtgaTCACAATATCCTTGGCTGCAGTCCCTGTATAACAGTCAGTCACAGAAACTGTAAGGTTGACTATATTCCTGATGTCTCTGAAAACTATGTAGCTAGTAACGCATACAAACAAATTGTACATGCGTTGAAAACACTACAAGAAAATTTCAAGAGGATTATTGATGGagcaaaaagaaacagaaagatgATCCTTGAGAACAAAGCCACTGTTAATGATGAAATTAAGAAGTTTCGACAAGAAATCAACAGCATGTTTGATAATCTAGAAGCAAACCTTCAAAAAGAAGCTGATGATCTATTTGCTGAAGGGTTGGCTAGAACTGATAATATCGCAACAACATCTGCCAAACTGTTGGAAGATATTGAGAATCTTCAAGATGATATTAACAAGTTAGAAAAAGCAAATAAAACCAATGCCCTATACATCAAATCTAAGGCAAATGAAGAATTGGTACATGTGGATTTCACATCCACTATGGTACAAACACAAAACAATAATACTGTGAGCACATTTGCCTTTCAACCTAATTTGATATTGAAGGAAATACTATTAGGGTCAGAAACCAGAATGGGTGAACTCCATAAAAGTGGAACTGAAAGTCTTCTGTCAGCTTCAAGTAAGTTCAAGGACATGCATACTGAAAACATATTACAGATGACGTGTTCAAGTTTAGAGTCAAGAACAGGGAAAGACCTTTATGAAAAGCTGAAAGCAGAGCCATCAggtgaaataaacataaaatttctaTTTAATAATACCTGTTGTATACCTGGAGCGGTTTCCATCGCCGAAGACACTGTTGCAGTAACTGATGAGATAAACCGCTTTGTCATCCTAGTTAATACAAAAAAGGAGAAGGTTGTTTCAAAGAAAAGATTGTCTTCTTCTCCAGGTGGATTGGATATAATTCTTCCCAATAACCTACTTGCCATTGCACTAAAAGAGGAAGAAATGCTCGTGTTCTTGTCAATACCTGATGGGCTGTCTGAAGTCCGCCATCTAAAGTTAGATGGTAAATGCCAGGATTTAGCTTCtcatgatggtaaattaattgtTACCTTCAAAGACCCTGGAAAAATTCAGATCATGAATTTGAATGGTCACATATTTAAAACGATAGAAAATATCTTTTCAAACAATCGTCCTTGTTCATCAATGGTTACAGTTAGCAGAAACAAAAACATCTACATCTCAGAATATTTTAGTTCTACAATAACTTGTATGAACTGGGATGGAGAAGTAACCAACACTTACAAAGATAAACATCTGGTCAAGCCTTGTGGAATGGTTGTACTGGAAGATGGTTCAATACTGGTTTGCAGCAGCAGAGACAATACCatacatataatttcaaaaaatttagaaaatggcAGAGTAATACTTGAGGCAAAAGATGGACTGCTCTGTCCTTATTCTCTAGCTTTAGACAGTGATAAAAATAAGCTTTATGTGGGAAGTGGCGATACATGTAACTTTCTGAAAGTGTATGATTTAAACTGA